One Vitis vinifera cultivar Pinot Noir 40024 chromosome 15, ASM3070453v1 genomic window, TGTAAAGAGTGGTGGTATAAAGACAAAATGATGGGTGTAAGTAaaaaggggtatttttgtctattccaaCCTTATATCCTTAAAATCAATTATAGGTATTTGGaggatcttttattaatttttgggcccagctgggcccaaaacacaattctcccttttttaaTTCTGAAAAGTTAGGGAATATTTGATGTGAGCAAAACTAACAATGATATTAAAGCATACTCAAAGTTGATTATTATAccttgtttggttctcaaaataGAAGGAATAGTAGGATTTCATAGGAATTTAATGTCAGGAGTGTATagctaaataattaattattactaTTCTAGTATTTGGAATTGTTTGAATTGGAATatgaaattgttattaaaaaggatccttaaaatgaaacaaatgctgaactaatattttattttttattttacatatttttatgaaGCTCCAATAACAACACCACAGTCAAtacaattgaagaaaaaaatcaaaataaattatcaaaactaaaataataacttttaatgaaacaaaataaaatagaatgcAACAACACAATAATGTGTTAAAACATGACCAACAAAATTACAACATTTCTTCCGAATACAATTAATATTTGATAatcatattaattatatttatataacacGACAATAGAAAAAGCTTatacaaatttaattatttaaaacatattttacaactaaatagaaatttttaaaaagaaatcagGTATAAAAATACCAAGAGTACTAAATCAAAATGTAAATCTAACTTGATTTTAAGATTGATTATACTCCTTGTCGCAAATATTTCGATATTCACTTTTGTCTTTTCTACAAAGATAAGTTTTATAGAATTCATATAAGGATTACTTGTGCCTAACAGttttttcaaaagcaaaaacaaagggtgcaattaaaattttgatttttcacaaaacacataattgaaatatgttttgaaaacacACCCACCTAATTTGACTTTCCAAAACCCACACTTTGTGGGTTAAAGTTTCCAACCGCATGGATTCCCAAAAGTGAAAAAACTTCACAAATAAGGGAATTGTTTGGATGAGAATATAATAACCATTCCCATTCCTCAATTTCATCAACCAAACAAAGCCTCATTATCCATATTGttccatgaaaaattaaataagattaaaaaacaatttaagaaAGTAAGATAAGAATTAGAAGTTTCACCTGGGCTTCTAATTGTCCGAAAAGAGAAGTTTCTTGTAGAAATAAGCTGCTTAACTTCTCCACAAAAATCAAAGCATCtctttgaaatgtttttttaatcacTAATGCTCTTTCCCTTTGGGTGCTAACAAGATAAAAACAAACTCTTATATAAGGAGAAAGAAGATGAATGGTTTCCACAATCAAAGAATAATTAATGAATTCTCTTCATTTAAAAGGAGAAGCATTTTTCCTTTTCCGATTCTTTTCTTTGATAGCAAAAaataaaggttcctttctttaCCTTTAATTGAAACAAAGCATAAGTtcctattattttctttctttaacaCCCAAACTTTATTCCAAGTTTTCACATTATTTTTGCTTTTGGCATTGTAATTAGCTACAAGTCTATCATAATGATggaatttttattgataataacAATATCCAAGGAAATATATTGTATCTAATGAATAAAAATGGAACCAAATTACCAATTAAACCAAACACATCAACACATACTTGTAGACTCCCATTTGGGGCTCCTCTTCCATGCATTTTTTACCAGGTGTCGCAATCCCGAGAGAGCTGGCAGCTTTTTTGGAAGAGTGGGGGCTCGTTTCTGGAGGAGCCGAGCATGCTGGGACGTGTGGCCATGGACAccaccaccttgccatggtggtggttgaggatGGAGATTGGTTGATGGCTGGAACAGGGGAAGACTTGCAAGAGGGGATAAACAGAGGGCAAGTGAAGGCTAGCAAGGGGGTCTTGATTTTTTTAGGAGAGGCGAACGGGAGAGGGGCAAAGGCCGAAGAGAGAAGAAACAGAGGGACGAGAGCTAGGGAGTTTGAGGGGAAAAACGAGTGGGGATCGTTTTGGAGATGAGATTAAGAGCTGGAAACCAGGCATAACAATGGTTGAAGGGAGTTGTCCAGGTACGATTACTAAAGCTCCATGTTCTCCTTGTAAGCTGAATACACGTGTGAGTTCACACGTTCTCACTTCATGATATGGTCCAACACTTTGACCACGTCTTCCACCATCTCACTTCCGCTACGATTAAGGAGCACGTTCCACCAACTGCTCAACATGGTGGCAAGAGGCAACGTGGTTTGATGGAAGCCactgttataaattttttcagaAAATGGTCCCGAACTCACTCTGCTATTATCTTCAgaaaaacaccatctaaaaaaggagagatcagaGTTTGGAAATCTGGGTTTTTGAAACCAACTacaatggctggaggtaagtaGACTATTCTTAGTCTTTTCGGTTTTGATTCATGTTGCAAGCATATTGGAATCGAATATAGCATGTAAATTTctaacatttggtatcagagccataaATCTTGCCTCTGCTTTGTATGATTTCTGAGTGAAAAATTCTTGTTTTATGATCTCTTGATAATTATTTAAACGATTGTTGCTGGAGATCCATATATATAGTTGGCAtcattcatttataaaaaaggCCATTACAGGCGTTCAAAAGATGCCATTTTCTGGCGCTCCAGCAGCGCTATTAAGGCGTCATTTTCAGGCGCACCAGTGACTCCGTTTCAGGTGCCATTTTAGATGCGCTTCAGGCCCCATACCTGGCGCTGTTCAGCTGCCATTTTTGGGGCTGCAACCAGCCCCATTGCAGCGCCATACCAGCGCCAATTTTCAGGCGCGTTGAAATGCAATTTTCTGGACTGCAACAGCGCCATTGCAGCACCAATTTTCAGGCGCCATTCAGGCGCGTTGAAATGCAATTTTCTGGACTGCAACAGCGCCATTGCAGCACCAATTTTCAGGCGCCATTCAGGCGCGTTGAAGTGCCATTTTTTGGGGCTACAACCAGCGCCGTTCAAGCACTGTTATTAGGCGTCGTTCAGGCTCCATTTAAGGCGCACCTTAGCCACCATCTCAGCGCCGTTCAGGCGCCATTAgaaacaccatttttttttttttgggctgcAAGTCGTCATTCACACGCCGTGTTGAAGCACTGCAGACGGCTTCATGGCTTGGACTGCATCCAGCAAGGGTGCAGTCCACGTGGGTGGCGGCGAGAACGTCGCTGCCGGTGTTGAAGCAGTCCACTAAGTGGCAGAAAAATAGGATCTTGGGTTTTGGGTTGCAGGTGATATTAAAATAGTGAGAAATCATAAAATAAGATGGGGCTCCACTAAGGTTATGGGCTTTTAAATAACTGGCTATTGGGCCCATTGGATTCAAAGCATGGACAGTGgcccattttaaaaaaaaaaaaaaatgcattaaatttgaccatgtataaatttttttttttttaaaaaaaaattgggccaGTTTAAGCCCTTTTTAAcctgatttgaatttttattttaattttattgggcATGGAATTGATTGTGTTTTTTATATGGATTTAAGCACTCTTTCATAATATGAATtccttttaaattattctaaattatgtgtgatttttatacatgcaaattaaattatttattttaatttatatgtttgtatgtgTAAAAATATAGCCTAAATttagttagatatattaaaattatatcatatagtaTGCATGCAATTGTTGACATTGTTGACTAAATTTAGTTAGATATATTAAGATTATATCATATAGTATGCATGCAATTGTTGACATTGTTGACTAAATttagttagatatattaaaattatatcatatgattttaatgtctagtgaatccatatgattttttaaataattaaggaatagcCACAGCAtccttcattatataaaaaattatatattaataaggatcacattatggacattaattgtgattaactatataaatatgatgttttACCCCACAGggttttcattatgtttatataattaattaggataaaatattaaaattaattttttctaatttacccacaggagttaggaagaattaatttaataagtttatcataaagattatagacagaaaatatcaaactatatttagaataaatttcatgatttaataaaatagtttgataaagtctatcataaagataatgaatcttattgaattaaagatttagcccacaggcaatttttaataaaaattagattcaattttaagcatgttctacattggtaaagcatgaatttatattaaagcctcaaatttttaataagctTGTAATCCTTTTGTGCAGTTTTACCTAGCATATCTGATATTCGTTGTGAGGTTCCCGAACTTAGAGGAGATAACTTTaagatatggaaggagagaattcTTCTTCAATTACGGTGCATGGACATAGACTATGCCATAAGGAAAGATGAACCACATAAGATCACTGATACCAGCACACCTGAAGAAATACTATTGTACGAACGCTGGGAGAAATCTAATCGCCTTAGCGTGATGTACATTAAGACAAAAATCAGTGCTGGTATACGTGGTTCAATCGAGCAACATGAGAATGTCCGTGAATTGATAAAGGCTATTGACGAGCAATTCGTCACTTCAGATAAAGCCTTAGCAAGCAccctaattatgaagttcacaTCCCTGAAGCTCACCGGTATAAGAGGTGTGCGTGAACATATCATGGAGATGAGGGACATTGTGGCTCAATTGAAGAAACTCGAGGTAGAAATGTCTGAATCTTTCTTGGTGCACTTTATCCTTAACACTCTTCCACTTCAGTATggacctttcaaaatctcttacaacacacataaggataagtggtctatcaatgaattga contains:
- the LOC104881843 gene encoding uncharacterized protein LOC104881843, whose product is MAWTASSKGAVHVGGGENVAAVLPSISDIRCEVPELRGDNFKIWKERILLQLRCMDIDYAIRKDEPHKITDTSTPEEILLYERWEKSNRLSVMYIKTKISAGIRGSIEQHENVRELIKAIDEQFVTSDKALASTLIMKFTSLKLTGIRGVREHIMEMRDIVAQLKKLEVEMSESFLVHFILNTLPLQGRKVIDGTGRKCHAGDAKERKERKISS